The following are from one region of the Etheostoma spectabile isolate EspeVRDwgs_2016 unplaced genomic scaffold, UIUC_Espe_1.0 scaffold272, whole genome shotgun sequence genome:
- the dph2 gene encoding 2-(3-amino-3-carboxypropyl)histidine synthase subunit 2, with product MADAFSSSSETVIQRVVDVTVKRNTPVEKLEELYQIKETCDFLREHQYGKVALQFPDELLVDSVAIAVEIERISNAKTFILGDTSYGSCCVDEVAAEHVGADCIVHYGSACLSPSKRLPLMYVFERRPVDLEKCTSAFRELHPDTQSHVVLLCDVNYAHAKDDLLTLLSPEYPNLVVSELVVEGERCYSHGRIKRKHDDPRLSEPDANPRVSQFGRQFSLRRGLSITDYSMFYIGQEGATLRNFMMTWNRCSFCSFDPVKMAGRTESVSINRTLMKRYYAIERAKDANVVGILVGTLGMADYLHIIQQLKETIRGAGKKSYMFAMGKLNVPKLANFLEIDIFVLIACPENSLLDSSEFYKPVVTPFEMEVACNKNREWSEEYVTDFRHLLPGGQSHVPLADQQEDGDETDVSLITGALRSSSLLSNEPAVSPWGSSLVPRNQTLTVANTNSAASFLAERSWRGLERRLGQTPVVKAVQGRRGIAIAYEDEGTSP from the exons ATGGCTGATGCATTCAGTAGCAGCTCGGAAACCGTAATTCAGCGTGTGGTAGACGTCACAGTGAAGAGAAATACCCCTGTGGAAAAACTTGAAGAGTTGTATCAGATTAAGGAGACTTGCGACTTCCTCAGAGAGCATCAATATGGAAAG GTTGCATTGCAGTTTCCTGATGAGCTGCTGGTGGACTCGGTTGCAATAGCAGTGGAGATTGAGAGAATCAGTAATGCCAAGACGTTCATTTTGGGAGATACATCCTATGGCAG TTGCTGCGTGGACGAGGTAGCTGCAGAGCACGTTGGAGCCGACTGCATCGTGCACTACGGCAGCGCCTGCCTCAGCCCGTCCAAACGGCTGCCGCTGATGTACGTGTTTGAGCGGAGACCTGTGGATCTTGAGAAGTGCACTTCTGCCTTCAGAGAACTCCACCCGGACACACAGAGTCACGTCGTCCTCCTCTGTGACGTCAATTATGCTCATGCTAAAG ATGATCTTCTGACACTCCTTTCTCCAGAGTATCCTAACCTTGTCGTCTCAGAACTTGTTGTCGAAGGGGAGCGGTGTTACAGTCACGGCCGGATTAAAAGAAAGCATGATGACCCCCGTCTGTCGGAGCCGGACGCCAACCCGCGTGTTTCTCAGTTTGGAAGGCAGTTCTCCTTGAGGAGGGGTTTGAGCATCACTGATTACAGCATGTTCTATATAGGCCAAGAGGGAGCAACTCTGAGAAACTTCATGATGACTTGGAATCGCTGctcattttgttcttttgacCCCGTAAAAATGGCGGGCAGGACAGAGTCAGTCAGTATCAACCGTACACTGATGAAGCGTTATTACGCCATAGAAAGGGCCAAAGATGCCAACGTGGTTGGCATCCTGGTGGGCACACTGGGCATGGCCGACTACCTCCACATCATCCAGCAGTTGAAGGAGACCATCCGGGGAGCTGGCAAGAAGAGCTACATGTTCGCCATGGGGAAGCTGAACGTGCCCAAACTGGCTAACTTTCTCGAAATTGACATCTTTGTGTTAATTGCGTGTCCTGAGAACTCCCTGCTGGACTCAAGTGAGTTCTATAAACCTGTAGTAACACCGTTTGAGATGGAGGTGGCCTGCAACAAGAACAGGGAGTGGTCTGAGGAATACGTCACAGACTTTCGACACCTCCTGCCAG GTGGACAGAGTCATGTCCCACTGGCGGATCAGCAGGAGGACGGCGATGAGACCGACGTGTCTTTGATCACAGGAGCTCTGCGGAGTTCCAGCCTGTTGAGCAACGAGCCTGCCGTGTCCCCCTGGGGCTCGTCCCTGGTCCCCAGGAACCAGACGCTCACGGTGGCCAACACCAACTCAGCTG CATCGTTCCTGGCAGAGCGCAGCTGGCGGGGCTTAGAGCGGCGGTTGGGACAGACGCCTGTTGTGAAGGCGGTCCAGGGCAGGAGAGGCATAGCTATTGCCTACGAAGACGAAGGAACGTCTCCATGA